A single region of the Lysinibacillus sp. B2A1 genome encodes:
- the leuD gene encoding 3-isopropylmalate dehydratase small subunit, with amino-acid sequence MEPINIVKSVITPLDRKNVDTDQIISKEFLKRIERTGFGQFLFYHWRFDAQGNEISDFVLNKPEFKNSKILVAQDNFGCGSSREHAPWAILDYGFNVVIAPSFADIFHNNCFKNGILPIKLTEAECDEILAKGLDKPYMMEVNLEAQSVTGEDGIVYKFNIDSYYKETLLNGWDEIALTIKYEEQIAAYEAKRIVF; translated from the coding sequence ATGGAACCAATTAATATCGTGAAGAGTGTCATAACACCACTTGATCGAAAAAACGTAGATACAGATCAAATTATTTCGAAAGAATTTTTAAAACGAATTGAGCGCACAGGCTTTGGACAATTTTTATTTTACCATTGGCGTTTTGACGCACAGGGTAATGAAATTTCAGATTTTGTGTTAAATAAACCTGAATTTAAAAACTCTAAAATTTTAGTAGCACAAGATAACTTTGGATGTGGTTCTTCTCGTGAACATGCTCCATGGGCTATCCTAGATTATGGCTTCAATGTCGTTATCGCACCATCATTTGCAGATATTTTCCATAATAACTGCTTTAAAAATGGCATTTTACCAATTAAACTAACAGAAGCAGAGTGTGATGAAATTTTAGCAAAGGGCCTCGATAAGCCCTACATGATGGAAGTCAATCTTGAAGCTCAATCAGTAACGGGTGAAGATGGAATCGTCTATAAGTTTAACATCGATTCTTATTATAAAGAGACTTTACTTAATGGCTGGGATGAAATTGCTCTAACAATTAAATACGAGGAACAAATCGCTGCTTACGAAGCAAAACGTATTGTATTTTAA